Proteins from one Mycteria americana isolate JAX WOST 10 ecotype Jacksonville Zoo and Gardens chromosome 1, USCA_MyAme_1.0, whole genome shotgun sequence genomic window:
- the RASL11A gene encoding ras-like protein family member 11A → MRLPSMSQPFLLAPIAECAPGPPGAQVRLAVLGARGVGKSAMIVRFLTKRFIGDYEPNTGNLYSRLVHLEGDHVAVQIQDTPGCIQVQEDCVQVLDSLSRCVKWAEGFLLVYSITDYSSYQSVRPLYQHIRKVHPDARTPIIIVGNKADLLHARQVQAKEGLQLANELGSLFLEISTSDDSRGVCDVFQYLCKEVSKLQHAGSMDRRRMSIIPRPKSPNMQDLKRRFKQALSSKVK, encoded by the exons ATGCGCCTGCCGAGCATGTCCCAGCCCTTCCTGCTGGCGCCCATCGCCGAgtgcgccccggggccgcccggcgccCAGGTCCGTCTGGCGGTGCTGGGCGCCCGCGGCGTCGGCAAGAGCG CGATGATCGTGCGGTTCCTGACGAAGCGGTTCATCGGGGACTACGAGCCCAACACAG gcaACCTCTACTCCAGGCTGGTCCATCTGGAGGGGGACCACGTTGCCGTGCAGATCCAAGACACGCCGGGATGCATCCAG GTGCAGGAGGACTGCGTGCAGGTGCTGGACTCCCTGTCCCGCTGTGTGAAGTGGGCAGAGGGCTTCCTCCTGGTGTACTCCATCACAGACTACAGCAGCTACCAGTCAGTCCGACCTCTCTACCAGCACATACGCAAGGTCCACCCAGATGCCAGGACTCCCATCATTATCGTGGGGAACAAAGCAGACCTCCTCCACGCCAGGCAAGTACAGGCGAAAGAGGGACTACAGCTGGCAAATgaactgggcagcctgttcttgGAAATCTCCACGAGTGACGACTCCCGAGGCGTCTGTGATGTTTTCCAGTATCTTTGCAAGGAGGTCAGCAAACTACAGCACGCCGGTAGCATGGACAGGAGGCGGATGTCCATCATCCCTCGGCCCAAATCTCCCAACATGCAAGATCTAAAGAGACGTTTCAAACAGGCTTTATCTTCCAAAGTCAAATAA
- the RPL21 gene encoding large ribosomal subunit protein eL21, protein MTNTKGKRRGTRYMFSRPFRKHGVVPLATYMRIYKKGDIVDIKGMGTVQKGMPHKCYHGKTGRVYNVTQHAVGIIVNKQVKGKILAKRINVRIEHIKHSKSRDSFLQRVKENEKKKKEAKEKGIWVQLKRQPAAPREAHFVRTNGKDPELLEPIPYEFMA, encoded by the exons ATGACGAACAcaaagggaaagaggagggggaCACGTTATATGTTCTCAAGGCCATTTCGAAAGCATG GAGTTGTCCCTCTGGCTACCTATATGCGCATCTACAAGAAGGGTGATATAGTTGATATCAAG GGTATGGGTACTGTTCAAAAAGGCATGCCCCACAAGTGTTACCATGGCAAGACTGGAAGGGTATATAATGTTACTCAGCATGCTGTGGGCATTATTGTTAACAAGCAGGTTAA GGGCAAGATTCTAGCCAAAAGAATTAATGTGCGTATTGAGCATATTAAACATTCCAAGAGCAGAGACAGCTTTCTGCAGCgtgtgaaggaaaatgaaaagaagaaaaaggaagcaaaagaaaaaggcatttgggTTCAACTGAAACGTCag cCTGCTGCACCAAGAGAAGCACACTTTGTGAGAACTAATGGCAAGGatccagagctgctggagccgATTCCCTATGAATTCATGGCataa